The Nostoc sp. NIES-3756 DNA window TCATATTGCGACGAGGCTTGGCAAAAAATTCAATGCCGAAGTCATTTAAAAGTTGAGTTGCCAGTTTTTGGGACACATAACCTCTATCGGCAAAGATTTTACCAAACAGACCACTAAGTAAATCATGTACAGGTTGGCGGTCGTCAACATTACCGGGAGTCAAAGCCACATTTAATAGTTGACCAAACTCGTTGACGACAAGATGCAACTTAAAACCAAAAAACCAATCGACAGAAGTCTTACCACGACTGGCTAAGTCTTTAAATACCCGATGCCTGGAAATCCGACGATTATGGCAGACTTTCAAGCTAGTAGAATCAATAAAACCGATACCCGTACACCTACCAAAACAATGCTTCAAATAAACGCATAACGGTATCAAGGTGGATGGTAGCCATTCAATAAATCTTTGATAACTGGGCAATCCTGGAAATGCACTATTCCAGTATTGTTTGACTTGGTTTAAATAAAAGTACTTGAAATCCCGATAGTGATTTTGATGAAAAGCGATGAGAATTGTCATGATTTCACTCAAGCATAGGCTTTTTTCTCTCTTGCGTTTGATTGCTCCATGACTCAATAGCTTTCTGTGCCATTGCGCTTCAAACGCTTGGCAGAAATCATCTACATGACAGAACAAAGCTTCTAAACTATACATAGGACAGGTTGCTGGATTTAACGCTATTTTCAGCTTAGTACCTGTCCCTTTCCTTATCCCGAACTCAGGTTAAGTAATTAACTGGACTTGATATGACTCCTCGTGTAAGAGCGCCAGAACTACCACAAGATTATCCTTGGCTAAACACTGACTATCCCTTTTCCATTAAGCAACTCAAGGGTAGAGTAGTGATTTTAGACTTCTGGACTTACTGTTGTGTCAATTGTCTGCACATCTTACCAGACTTGAAATATCTGGAACAAAAATATAAGGATAGTTTGACTGTTATTGGTGTTCATTCTGGCAAATTCGCCAACGAACAGGATACCGAAAATATCCGCCAAGCCATATTACGCTACGATATCGAACACCCTGTAGTAGTAGATCAAGGTTTTCGTATTTGGCAAGAATATGCTGTGCGTGCTTGGCCTACATTAATGGTTATCGACCCAAAAGGCTATGTAGTTGGCTACGTTTCCGGTGAAGGAAATCGAGATGTTTTAGACGAACTCATCACTCAAATAATTCAGGAACATCAAAACCAAGGCACAATTAATTTTCAAGAACTTAGCCTGACTTTAGAAAAACAGCGTCAACCATTAATCACACCTCTAGCGTTTCCCGGTAAAGTCTTAGCTACTCAAGCAGGGTTATTCGTCGCTGACTCTGGACATCACCGCATAGTCTTCAGTAACTTTGACGGAGACATTCTGCATTTAATTGGTAATGGAAAATCAGGCTTAAATGACGGTACTTTTGAGGAAGCACAGTTTTCCGCACCCCAGGGTATGGCGTTTGATGAGGAGAAGCAAATTCTTTACGTTGCTGATACTGAAAATCATGCTTTGCGACGAGTTGACATCAAGCAGCAAACAGTAGAAACCATTGCGGGAACAGGTGAACAAAGTCGTAATATTCGTCCACATGGAGGTGATGGTTTAGACACTGCTTTAAATTCCCCTTGGGATTTGGTGAAGGTGAAAAATACCTTATATATTGCAATGGCTGGGCCGCATCAAATCTGGCAAATGGATTTAGCAAGCGGCATAATCAAGACTTATGCTGGTAGTGGTGCAGAAGGTTGTTTTGATGGTTCTTTAACAGAATCAGCTTTTGCTCAACCTAGTGGAATTGCTACTAATGGCAATGAATTATATGTTGCTGATAGTGAAATAAGTTCTATTCGTGGTGTGGGACTGGTAGAACCTCAGCAAGTCAGGACTGTTTGTGGTAGCGGTGATTTATTTGGTTTTGGTGATGTAGATGGACAAGGTGAAGATGTGCGTTTACAGCATTGTTTGGGTGTGGAATATTTTCAAAATTATTTGTGGGTAGCAGATACATATAACCACAAAATTAAATTAGTTAATCCTCATAGTGGTAATTGTCAAACTGTTTTGGGAAATGGTTATGCCGGGTTACAAGATGGTCAAGGGAAGAATACTAGCTTTTTTGAACCTTCAGGGTTGAGTGCGATAGACTCCTACTTATTTATTGCTGATACGAATAATCATGTAATTCGTCGTGTGAATTTGCAATCTTTAGAGGTAACAACCGTAGGATTTAATGGTTTGTGTGCGCCTGATGTTTGTATTCCGAAATATTTTTAAACTCACGAATCCCAATAAAACGGAACCTTTAATATATATGTAAAGGTACGTCGTCTTTTTTGATATTTGTATTTATATCCAGAGATGATAGAAATGTATTTTATACTATGAAATTAGTTATTTTTGATGTTGATGGAACTTTAATTAATTCCAATGATATTGATGCGGCATGTTTTATACGTGCTTTTGAATTAGAACTTGCATTTTCTGATATTAATTCTAGTTTAATGGTTGCACTTGTTGAGATAAGTTACTTTGAATTATTCTTTTTCTCTAGCCTCAATTTATATATTAGCGATCGCTTAATTTTTCCGCTTCTGTTCCAACTTCTTAATATGTTATTGAATCGCTGTTTCCATCATGGCCATATGTTCAACTGTGTCAGGAACAGGGTATAAATCAGTATCTTCAGCACTCGCTTCTAGGCGGTCTGCAAGTTTATAAAATGCTTCATCATCATTTCGATGTAATAGTACATAAGCACGTAGTTCAGCGATACTCATAGTATCAAAATCTGGTTTCATCTAAACCTTCACTTCCCATCACGGTAAATTACAACTTGCAAATCTTCACCTGCGAAAATGTACACTATACCTGTACGTTCATCAAAACGTAAAAGCTCAATAGGACGATAAAAGTTCGTCAGATATTGACAAACTTTGATGCAAGATTTTCCCTGTTCGCCTGTTGGTAAAATTGTCTCATCCTCA harbors:
- a CDS encoding IS982 family transposase, yielding MYSLEALFCHVDDFCQAFEAQWHRKLLSHGAIKRKREKSLCLSEIMTILIAFHQNHYRDFKYFYLNQVKQYWNSAFPGLPSYQRFIEWLPSTLIPLCVYLKHCFGRCTGIGFIDSTSLKVCHNRRISRHRVFKDLASRGKTSVDWFFGFKLHLVVNEFGQLLNVALTPGNVDDRQPVHDLLSGLFGKIFADRGYVSQKLATQLLNDFGIEFFAKPRRNMKNNLMRLHDKLLSRKRSIIETINDQLKNISQIEHSRHRSPVNFCVNVLCGLIAYCHQPKKPSLHLDWVLPSYL
- a CDS encoding thioredoxin-like domain-containing protein, with product MTPRVRAPELPQDYPWLNTDYPFSIKQLKGRVVILDFWTYCCVNCLHILPDLKYLEQKYKDSLTVIGVHSGKFANEQDTENIRQAILRYDIEHPVVVDQGFRIWQEYAVRAWPTLMVIDPKGYVVGYVSGEGNRDVLDELITQIIQEHQNQGTINFQELSLTLEKQRQPLITPLAFPGKVLATQAGLFVADSGHHRIVFSNFDGDILHLIGNGKSGLNDGTFEEAQFSAPQGMAFDEEKQILYVADTENHALRRVDIKQQTVETIAGTGEQSRNIRPHGGDGLDTALNSPWDLVKVKNTLYIAMAGPHQIWQMDLASGIIKTYAGSGAEGCFDGSLTESAFAQPSGIATNGNELYVADSEISSIRGVGLVEPQQVRTVCGSGDLFGFGDVDGQGEDVRLQHCLGVEYFQNYLWVADTYNHKIKLVNPHSGNCQTVLGNGYAGLQDGQGKNTSFFEPSGLSAIDSYLFIADTNNHVIRRVNLQSLEVTTVGFNGLCAPDVCIPKYF
- a CDS encoding DUF6887 family protein, giving the protein MKPDFDTMSIAELRAYVLLHRNDDEAFYKLADRLEASAEDTDLYPVPDTVEHMAMMETAIQ
- a CDS encoding DUF6888 family protein; translated protein: MLPTGEQGKSCIKVCQYLTNFYRPIELLRFDERTGIVYIFAGEDLQVVIYRDGK